A genomic segment from Lentisphaera araneosa HTCC2155 encodes:
- a CDS encoding type II secretion system protein: MREKKGFTLIEVLVVMAVISILFSLLVPNLRRARKKATQAACLSQMRQIGYAWGMYWGDNNGNSIPDNNGWEAAAYYNNSQLKTTVWTDHNVHLDLYINNKSLFRCPETQRASNHTNDSDYFEHDYSKPTINVTIQAMDHASETVLGAETAFNGVPYWKRSRLEARHLAASNLLWADLHVSSRSHHSMSFSPAWFTRYARWNKWQNEWTETTIGEWESGGDIGLP; this comes from the coding sequence ATGAGAGAAAAAAAAGGCTTTACTTTGATAGAAGTGCTGGTGGTTATGGCCGTCATCAGTATTCTTTTTAGTTTATTAGTACCCAACTTACGACGGGCAAGAAAAAAAGCGACTCAGGCTGCTTGCCTCTCACAAATGAGACAAATCGGTTATGCATGGGGCATGTACTGGGGGGACAACAACGGCAATTCTATACCCGATAATAATGGTTGGGAAGCTGCTGCGTATTATAATAATAGTCAGCTAAAAACAACTGTATGGACAGATCATAATGTCCATCTAGATCTATATATTAACAATAAATCCTTATTTCGTTGCCCTGAAACTCAACGCGCTTCTAATCATACAAATGACTCCGATTATTTTGAGCACGATTATAGTAAACCTACGATAAATGTTACTATCCAGGCAATGGATCATGCTAGTGAAACTGTATTGGGCGCTGAAACTGCTTTTAACGGTGTTCCTTATTGGAAGAGGAGCAGACTTGAAGCACGTCATTTAGCTGCCAGTAATTTATTATGGGCAGACCTTCATGTGTCTTCGCGCTCGCATCATAGTATGAGTTTTAGTCCGGCCTGGTTCACAAGGTATGCCCGCTGGAACAAATGGCAAAATGAGTGGACTGAAACGACCATAGGCGAATGGGAAAGCGGTGGAGATATAGGCCTACCTTAA
- a CDS encoding serine/threonine-protein kinase gives MDSEPQVKVIYALKDLYDEIELGFEGEKMSVRPVCDSLKKIVSQYSNEEKIAEGGMKRIFKVFDTQLQRNVAMARLHTNAPETTHDSFIREARLTGLLQHPNIISVHSIGIAQDNTPFFTMELKKGDNLAKTIQQIHTHTGVFSKKNLDFLLEIFLKVCDAIEYAHSKDVLHLDLKPENIQVGKYGEVKVCDWGLGKVIDNDDCSEFDQLLFNPDLLNNITLSGEVKGTPGYMAPEQVSKNLEKTKQTDIYSLGAIFYTILTGKCAYEGDTNDILNATMSGDFEPPSARSQGLISVPKSLNAVVLEAMQTNPEKRYRSVSEFKNELTKYMDGRATIAENASFLKQLKLFYKRNCITCFLVLLFMLCLVSIGIYFNYQLKSKNTILIEERNRADHSMNLALHRQLEAQSALNRMINEKNLVRSMIQGQANDIKQIYFLSDTLVFSEPLKALQKAEGLLNKIQKGDPAYAWASMQLAYIFSLRQDFSQACQFFEISSNDPPLLKLSQKYARLQKKSALLTPKQLMDYWDELLVSKYRISDALKMLKYDSELRSKPTEHFKLVEYMLKVINPHWDKQEFIYDHSKGSLKISGQGFSRLAFKKNEFFLTGKKPKERIFIFRPGEIKQLDISDSSFTDLNFLLGSEIQELNICRTKITDLTPIRKMAQLRKIILDRDDMNLKDIPSQIQVEYK, from the coding sequence ATGGACAGTGAGCCACAAGTAAAAGTAATCTATGCTCTAAAAGATCTTTACGATGAAATAGAGCTAGGATTCGAAGGTGAAAAGATGAGCGTACGTCCCGTTTGTGACTCACTTAAAAAAATCGTTTCTCAGTACAGCAATGAAGAAAAAATTGCAGAAGGCGGGATGAAGAGGATTTTCAAAGTCTTTGATACACAGCTTCAGCGCAACGTAGCCATGGCCCGCTTACACACTAATGCACCTGAAACAACCCACGATTCTTTCATCCGAGAAGCACGCTTAACCGGCTTACTTCAGCATCCAAATATTATTAGTGTTCACTCCATAGGGATTGCCCAAGACAATACGCCTTTTTTTACGATGGAGTTAAAAAAGGGAGATAACCTGGCGAAAACCATTCAGCAAATCCACACTCATACAGGAGTCTTTTCCAAGAAGAATTTAGATTTTCTCCTCGAAATTTTCCTGAAAGTTTGCGACGCCATTGAATACGCTCATTCAAAAGATGTTTTACATCTAGACTTAAAACCTGAGAATATACAAGTCGGCAAGTACGGTGAAGTAAAGGTCTGCGACTGGGGCTTAGGCAAAGTTATAGACAACGATGATTGCAGTGAGTTTGATCAACTCTTATTCAATCCTGACTTACTTAATAATATAACTCTTTCGGGCGAAGTTAAAGGCACCCCGGGATATATGGCCCCCGAACAAGTTTCAAAAAACCTGGAGAAAACTAAACAGACTGACATTTACTCACTAGGAGCTATTTTTTATACTATCCTAACTGGTAAATGTGCCTATGAAGGTGATACGAATGATATTTTAAACGCGACCATGAGTGGTGATTTCGAGCCACCATCCGCTCGTTCACAGGGGCTTATATCTGTCCCAAAAAGCTTAAACGCAGTTGTATTAGAGGCCATGCAAACGAATCCGGAGAAGCGTTATCGATCAGTTTCTGAATTCAAAAATGAATTAACTAAATATATGGACGGTCGTGCTACAATAGCGGAGAATGCTAGCTTTCTAAAACAATTGAAATTATTTTATAAACGCAACTGTATCACGTGTTTTCTAGTCTTGCTTTTTATGCTTTGCTTGGTGAGCATCGGTATATATTTTAATTATCAACTAAAATCCAAAAATACAATCTTGATAGAAGAGCGCAATAGAGCTGATCATAGTATGAACTTAGCGCTTCATCGTCAACTCGAAGCTCAATCGGCACTCAATAGAATGATAAATGAGAAGAATTTAGTTAGATCGATGATTCAAGGTCAAGCCAATGATATTAAACAGATTTACTTCCTTAGTGACACATTGGTTTTTAGTGAACCACTCAAAGCCTTGCAGAAAGCTGAAGGTTTACTGAATAAAATTCAAAAAGGTGATCCTGCATATGCATGGGCAAGCATGCAATTAGCTTATATTTTCAGCCTGAGACAAGATTTCTCTCAGGCCTGCCAGTTTTTTGAAATAAGCTCAAATGATCCTCCTCTTTTAAAACTGAGTCAAAAGTATGCACGCCTTCAGAAGAAATCAGCTCTCTTGACACCTAAACAACTTATGGACTATTGGGATGAGTTATTAGTCAGTAAGTACCGCATTAGCGATGCCTTAAAAATGCTCAAGTATGACTCAGAACTTCGATCGAAACCTACAGAGCACTTTAAATTGGTAGAGTATATGCTCAAAGTCATCAATCCACATTGGGATAAACAAGAGTTTATTTACGATCATAGCAAGGGGAGTTTGAAGATTTCCGGCCAAGGATTCTCTAGGTTAGCCTTCAAAAAGAATGAATTTTTCTTGACTGGGAAAAAACCAAAAGAAAGGATTTTTATTTTTCGGCCTGGCGAAATCAAACAACTTGATATCAGCGATAGTTCATTTACTGATTTAAACTTTTTACTTGGAAGTGAGATTCAAGAATTAAATATATGTCGCACAAAAATCACCGATCTAACACCCATTAGAAAAATGGCTCAACTTAGAAAAATCATTTTAGATCGCGATGACATGAACCTCAAGGATATCCCCTCTCAAATACAAGTCGAATATAAATAG
- a CDS encoding DUF1588 domain-containing protein — translation MKYIIIILTLITSIQVLAEKSLLSKDHLKPFLETYCISCHGATKQKGDVRLDQIHFNIETNETAQEWQDILDVLNVAEMPPKKKKQPSKEELAEVLRNLTEGLRGARRKLADQGRKITMRRLNRREYANAIEQLLGLNVDRNDLPPDDPSAPYDTMGANQYFSAYHFEKYFTLGKKLIAQNMIKRRKFENRIFEGESHRKKILHNFSKDLEKWTLIQKGKWKEAGFTDEAGSANFVRDFLKRKKKHDYFWTLPQSESRHYFPLDGKPFTKLFRASIGKRYDPKGTYKVTMNAGLHNTPPEARRYLDIRDDRTPLRSFKVNGDLQNPTKYSFIYKPLADKYLYFILSEKGNSTKNPSQYLKRLDPHGESASIWLDKLEFEGPFYDGLTLLEKLIYEEGYPEIRKTHDLTDERMRHIFTEFAFQAFRRKTPNPEFIEHVLKHYKQQLENKLHWWKAIEEPLAMILTSPNFLYFSEYEGLGGEKLSAHELVIRLANLIWSSPPDEELYQLAESSNILNKDILNQQVERMLNDPRAASLSEGFFAQWLHLKRLDDLSVNTTLYNEYDRGLKLSARQEPIEIFKYMLQYNEPLYQLINADYVIIDQLLAHHYKMAPKKEHGFHKVMLKSNSTRGGILTTAAFLTMTSTGDRTSPIIRGSMIMDQFLNNPPPPPPPNVPELKEASDDPIPIRKMIEMHQVKAQCSSCHSKIDPIGFGLESFDAIGRWRSVEKLSESSHTELSSRGHLPNGTQFHDTDSFKLSLMQYKSRLAESIAEGLYSYGLGRSISFSDREEIEDLVEKWDKDKYRLRSLIHLFTQSKTFQTK, via the coding sequence ATGAAATATATAATTATAATTCTCACACTAATTACTTCTATTCAAGTTCTTGCAGAAAAGTCGCTATTATCGAAAGATCACCTTAAGCCCTTTCTTGAAACTTATTGTATTTCCTGTCATGGAGCAACAAAACAAAAAGGTGATGTACGTCTAGATCAAATACATTTTAACATTGAAACGAATGAAACGGCACAAGAGTGGCAAGATATCCTAGATGTTCTCAATGTAGCTGAGATGCCTCCTAAAAAGAAGAAACAGCCTAGCAAAGAAGAACTCGCCGAAGTTTTAAGAAACTTAACCGAGGGATTACGAGGAGCGCGTAGAAAGCTTGCTGATCAGGGCCGTAAGATCACTATGCGACGTCTTAATCGCCGCGAATACGCCAATGCTATCGAGCAATTACTTGGCTTAAACGTAGATAGAAATGACCTTCCTCCAGATGATCCTTCCGCTCCCTATGACACCATGGGAGCCAATCAGTATTTTTCTGCTTATCACTTTGAGAAATATTTTACCCTGGGTAAAAAGCTAATCGCTCAAAATATGATAAAACGTCGCAAATTTGAGAATCGAATTTTTGAAGGTGAATCCCATAGGAAAAAGATTTTGCACAACTTTAGCAAAGATCTAGAAAAATGGACTCTCATTCAAAAAGGCAAGTGGAAAGAAGCTGGATTTACTGATGAAGCGGGCTCTGCCAATTTTGTCAGAGATTTTTTGAAACGTAAAAAAAAGCACGACTACTTTTGGACTTTACCCCAGAGTGAATCACGCCATTACTTTCCCCTTGATGGAAAACCATTTACAAAACTTTTTAGGGCGTCCATCGGCAAGCGATATGACCCCAAGGGAACTTACAAAGTCACGATGAATGCCGGACTTCATAATACCCCTCCCGAGGCACGACGTTATCTAGATATCCGCGATGATCGCACTCCGCTGCGCTCCTTCAAAGTCAATGGTGATCTACAAAATCCAACAAAATATAGTTTCATTTATAAACCACTTGCAGACAAGTATCTCTATTTTATACTGAGTGAGAAGGGGAATTCCACTAAAAACCCATCACAGTATTTAAAGCGTCTTGATCCGCATGGTGAGTCTGCGAGTATTTGGCTTGATAAGCTTGAATTTGAAGGGCCCTTTTATGATGGTTTGACACTTCTTGAGAAGTTAATTTATGAGGAGGGCTACCCAGAAATACGTAAGACGCATGACTTAACTGATGAACGTATGCGCCATATTTTCACGGAGTTTGCATTCCAAGCCTTTCGTAGGAAGACTCCTAACCCCGAGTTCATAGAACATGTTTTGAAACATTATAAACAGCAATTAGAAAATAAATTACATTGGTGGAAAGCTATAGAGGAGCCACTCGCTATGATATTGACTTCTCCAAACTTCCTCTATTTCAGTGAATATGAGGGACTTGGAGGAGAAAAATTATCCGCCCATGAATTAGTCATTCGCTTAGCCAATTTAATTTGGAGTTCACCCCCTGATGAAGAACTATATCAACTTGCGGAGAGCTCAAATATTCTCAATAAAGATATTCTTAATCAACAAGTTGAAAGAATGCTCAATGACCCGAGGGCAGCTTCCTTATCTGAAGGTTTTTTTGCTCAGTGGCTCCATTTAAAACGCCTCGATGATCTGAGTGTGAATACCACTTTATATAATGAATATGACCGAGGCTTAAAGCTATCCGCTCGTCAGGAACCCATTGAGATTTTTAAGTATATGCTACAGTATAACGAGCCTCTTTATCAGCTTATTAATGCTGATTATGTGATCATCGATCAACTCTTAGCCCATCATTACAAGATGGCTCCAAAAAAAGAGCATGGTTTCCATAAAGTTATGCTAAAAAGCAACTCGACGCGAGGTGGAATATTGACTACTGCAGCTTTTTTAACCATGACTTCTACGGGAGATAGAACCTCACCAATAATAAGAGGCTCCATGATTATGGATCAGTTTTTAAATAATCCACCCCCTCCCCCACCGCCTAATGTACCAGAATTAAAGGAAGCATCGGATGATCCCATTCCAATAAGAAAGATGATCGAAATGCATCAGGTTAAAGCTCAGTGTTCATCTTGTCATTCTAAGATTGATCCCATTGGCTTTGGCCTGGAAAGCTTTGATGCAATCGGTCGCTGGAGAAGTGTAGAAAAGCTTTCTGAGTCCTCACATACTGAGCTCAGTTCCAGAGGGCATTTACCTAATGGAACTCAATTTCACGATACTGATTCATTTAAGTTGAGTCTCATGCAGTATAAATCTAGACTCGCAGAATCCATTGCTGAGGGACTTTATTCCT